A region of the Streptomyces durocortorensis genome:
GGCCGTGGTGGGCAGCAGGTCGTCCAGGAAGGCGTAGCGCTCCAGGGCGGCGGGGTCCTGGTCGTCGCAGGTGCGGATCTGCTGCCACCAGGCGGCGACCTCCGCCCAGCCGGGTGCGGAGAGCGAGCCGCCGAACTCCTGGACGGAGAGGGCGGCGGTGAGTCCGGCGAAGGCGAGCCGGTCGGCGAGCGGCCAGTCGGCGAGGGTGCCGGTGACGAACCCGGCGACGAAGACGTCCCCCGCGCCGGTGGGGTCGAGCGCCTCCACCTCGATGGCGGGCACCTGGGCACTGACGCCGGTGCGCCCGTCGACGGCGTACGCGCCCTCGGCGCCCAGGGTGACCACGGCGAGCGGGACGCGTCCGGCGAGCGCGTGGGCGGCGGCGAGCGGGCAGTCGGTGCGGGTGTAGCGCATCGCCTCCTCGGCGTTGGGCAGGAACGCCTCGCAGTGCGCCAGGTCGGGCAGGGCGTCCAGATCCCAGCGGCCGGTCTCGTCCCAGCCGACGTCGGCGAAGACCCGGGCACCGGCCTGGGCGGCGGTGGCGACCCAGGGCTCGCTCCGGCCCGGGGCGAGCGAGGCGATCGCGGCGCGGGCGCGCGGCGGGCACTGCGGGAAGGCCGGGCCGGGCGCCCCGGTTCCGGTGGGCGGCGGAGCCTCGTGGCCGTGCGAGACCATCGTGCGCTCGCCCTCGTACGCCATGGAGACGGTGACCGGGGAGTGCCAGCCGGGGACGGTGTGCGACATCGACAGGTCGATGCCCTCGCCCTGTTCGAGGGCGTCCCAGCAGTATTCGCCGTAGTGGTCGTCGCCGAAGGCGGCGGCGAGCGAGGTACGCAGGCCGAGCCGGGCGAGCGCGGTGGCCATGTTGGCGACGCCTCCGGGGCTGGAGCCCATGCCCCGCGCCCAGGACTCGGT
Encoded here:
- a CDS encoding carbohydrate kinase family protein translates to MSTDTPGIDPLLALRAPRDPFCDVFLTGPVFLDIIFTGLDSAPVRGTESWARGMGSSPGGVANMATALARLGLRTSLAAAFGDDHYGEYCWDALEQGEGIDLSMSHTVPGWHSPVTVSMAYEGERTMVSHGHEAPPPTGTGAPGPAFPQCPPRARAAIASLAPGRSEPWVATAAQAGARVFADVGWDETGRWDLDALPDLAHCEAFLPNAEEAMRYTRTDCPLAAAHALAGRVPLAVVTLGAEGAYAVDGRTGVSAQVPAIEVEALDPTGAGDVFVAGFVTGTLADWPLADRLAFAGLTAALSVQEFGGSLSAPGWAEVAAWWQQIRTCDDQDPAALERYAFLDDLLPTTARAWPLRRAVPTIGFRQ